The Proteiniphilum propionicum genome contains the following window.
TGTAATATTCCTCACCTCCATTATTAACCTTTATCAATTTCTATAAATCTCATCTAATCTCCATTAATCCGCTTCAAACTTTACACAAAGATAAAAAATATAACACAAAAAGTTCGACAGGTGATGTTTCGCTGCCCTCTCTCGAATCTGGCCTAATGCTGCCCTTGCCCGAATCTGGCCTAATAAAGTGCAGAAAACACTTAGCGTGCTTCCATGCAACGCAAAACATCATCACACCTTATATTTAGCTATATTCACACATTATGAATGTATGAGAAAGTCTGGAAGCAAATTTAAATATCCAACCTTAGTAAAAATCAGTAGTATTAATTATTTATATATTCTAAAAAATAAGAACCGATTAATTTGTGTAAGTCTGTAGCAATAACTATATTTGCGTGAATTTTTGTTTTCATATGGCTGAGAAACATGATAAACTGCTTATCGATCTGGAGGTGCGAATAAAACAGGTGATGTTTTTATGTGACTCATTGAAAGACGAAAACGCTCGATTAAAGACAGAGATACAGTCGAAGTATAATCAGTTGAGCGCTACGGTTGAAGAACTTGAGCAGTTGAAAACAAAATATGACAGTTTAAAAATAGCCCGGACCATTACTGCTTCATCGGTAGATGTGGATATCGCGAAGGCCAGGCTGTCGAAATTGGTGCGAGAAGTTGATAAGTGCATAAATTTGTTGAAATAACCTTTAAGAAATTTATGTGATGGGCGACGAGAAATTATTATTAACATTAGAGATTGCCGGCAGGAGGTATCCGCTGAAAATTGAGCTATCGGAAGAACAGGCATTCCGTGAAGCCGCTAAAAAGATAAACAGTAAAATAAACCAATACCGTGTTGCTTACGGTGGGGGCAACTCTAACCTTACAACACAGGATTTTATGGCTATGACGGCCATTCAGGCATTGGCAGAGAATTTTTCACTCGGTGATAAGAATAATACGAAACCCTTTGAAGATAAAATAGATTCGTTAATTAACGAGTTGGATAATTATCTGAGAAAATAATTCATACCTCTTATATAAAGGGGTATGTATAAACGCACCTTTTAGGCACATTAGTTGTGATAGGCTTAATTGTGTGCTTTTTTTATTTATTTAAGAGATAGGACAAAGAACTTCTTTCCGGAGTATTAATTATGAATCCGGCAAGAGAATATAAATAAATTAATAATACGAAATATGGGAATAGTTATAGGAATTATCGGATTGGTAATAGGGGCGGCTGTTGCCTGGTTTATCACCGGTAAGATGGCCAATTCGCGTGCTCAGAACATTTTGAGCGACGCAGAAAAGGATGCTGAGGTAATAAAGAAGAAATTATTGCTTGAAGCCAAAGAGGAGATCCTCGCAATGAAAACGGAAGCAGAGAAGCAGGCAAATGCACGTACGTCTAAAATTCAAATTACTGAAAACAGGCTGAAACAACGTGAAATGACGATAAACCAGAAGCAGGATGAACTGAACAAGAAATTTATTGAGCTTGATGAATCTAAAATGAATCTGGTTAATCAGCAGGAATTTCTTGATAAGAAAAGTTCAGAGCTGGATCGTTTGCACAGACAATCGGTTGAGAAGCTGGAAACCATTTCAGGGCTTTCGGCAGAGGAGGCCAAGGAGCGCTTGGTAGAGTCCTTGAAAGAAGAAGCCAAGACCGATGCGCAGTCATATGTAAACGACATTATGGAAGAGGCCAAAATGACTGCAACCAAAGAGGCTAAACGTATTGTAATACAGACTATTCAGCGAGTGGCAACAGAGACGTCAATTGAGAATGCCATTACAGTGTTCCATATAGACTCCGATGAGGTAAAAGGGCGGATCATAGGCCGTGAAGGAAGAAATATTCGCGCCTTGGAAGCAGCTACAGGAGTTGAGATTGTGGTTGATGATACCCCCGAAGCAATTGTTTTGTCGGGCTTCGATCCGGTACGACGTGAAATTGCACGCCTTTCACTGCATCAACTTGTAGCCGATGGGCGCATTCATCCTGCCCGCATAGAAGAGGTTGTTTCAAAAGTGAGGAAGCAAATAGAGGAGGAGATTGTGGAGACAGGTAAGCGTACCATTATAGATTTGGGAATTCATGGACTTCATCCCGAGCTGATCCGTATGGTGGGGAAAATGAAATATCGTTCATCTTACGGGCAAAATCTGTTGCAGCACTCGCGTGAGACAGCCAATCTTTGTGCGATAATGGCTTCTGAGCTTGGATTGAATCCCAAAAAAGCAAAGCGTGCCGGGTTATTGCATGATATAGGTAAGGTTCCCGATGATGAGCCCGAACTTCCACACGCTGTGCTTGGTATGAAACTTGCTGAAAAATTCAAGGAAAAACCTGATATTTGTAATGCAATAGGCTCACATCACGATGAGGTAGAGATGACTACTCTGCTGGCGCCCATTGTTCAGGTGTGTGATGCTATTTCCGGAGCACGTCCCGGAGCTCGGCGTGAGATAGTGGAGGCATATATTAAACGGTTGAACGACCTTGAAAATATGGCTCTCTCTTATCCCGGTGTTTTAAAAACATATGCCATTCAGGCGGGACGTGAACTCCGTGTTATTGTTGGAGCCGATAAGATAGATGATCAGGATACAGAAAAGCTTTCAGCCGATATCGCTCGAAAGATACAGACCGAGATGACCTATCCGGGACAGGTGAAGATTACTGTTATTCGCGAGACACGTGCAGTGAGCTACGCTAAATAGGCTATATAAAACAAACCGGCGTTTCCGACATATAAAATAAAAGGAGCATTAAATGCTCCTTTTTCTATATCATACATGATGTCTGGTGTTCACATGCCGATAGTGTTTAAACGTTGTCGGGAGTTTACATGCTACGGGTTTTTACTTTACAATTTTTTGTGCTTTCTTACTTTTTCCCACCAGTAATTCCTCATTTGTTCCGATCACCTTTTTCAACTCCATCTGAAGGCGCTTTATCTCCATCTCCTGATTATGAATGGTAGTGAGTAGCGCATTCAGTTCCTCGTTATCCACTGTGTCGGGGTACTGCGCTTTCACACGCCCGATGAAGTCGCTCAAAACGTTCATATAGTTATTGAAAGCATCATATGGTGACATGTAAGGGCTAAAGTGGCTTTCCCCGCTGCCATGATGTTTGGTGGACATATAGTAAAAGTGGTCGCTTGTCTGCAAATAAACCCAATCCTGCTTAAGCCTGCGATCTGTGCAGAGGCGTACACGTTCCCCTATCTTGTAAAGCGACTCCAATGCGCTCCGTTGAAGCTTATTGCCAGTCCATGAGCTAAGGTCACGCTCTTCATCTGCCCACGATATGGGATTTGGAACATCTATGGCTCCAATAGATTTGTTGTTGTCAATTGCTTCGCTGGGGGTGGCGAATCCAATTCCTCTTTCAAATGCAAACCTGGGCAGTGCTTTCATAAATTCAAAAATTCCTGTGTGCGATGGTTGCAAGTTGCCCAGTGTCTCGTAGTTCATAAACAGGTTAATCACCTTTTCTTCTGCTGGCGTAGAAGCAATCCAGGAGATGAATTTCTCGGCAGTCAGCGGATATTCATTCCAGCTGTAATTGGAAAATCTGTAAGCTATATCGTCACTGAAACGGCTGTTTTTGAGCAAGAGTTTCAGTTTGGGTTGAGAGGCTGAATGATATACATAGTTAGGGCTCTTCCAGCCGATAATATGCTTGGCTCCCTCAGTAATCATCTTGTGATACCCCATCTTGTATACCATTTCGGCTATTTCATCGGAGTATATAAGTTCCGTGTTACGGATAACGGTAGGTTTTTGATCAAAAAGCAGTTCTATTCGTTCCGAATGATTTTTCACCTGCAGCCGGAACTCCTCCGGATCGAAGAGGCTGGCGAGCGAATGGGCATATGTCTCAGTAAGGAATTCAACGTTCCCTGTCTTGCTGAGTTCACGAAATCCGTCAATTACTTCGGGAGCATACACCTCCAGCTGCTCAAGAGCTACTCCTGAAATAGAAAAAGCAATTTTAAATTTTCCTTTATATTGGTTCACCAGATCCAGCAGCATACGGTTTGCAGGAATGAATGAACGGGCGGCTATCTGCTGCAGAATATCTTCGTTTGCGTAGTCATCAAAATAGTAGTGATCTCTGCCGATATTGAAAAAACGATATCTTTTCAATCGGAACGGTTGGTGAACCTGGAAATAAAAGCAAATTGTCTTCATCGTTTCTTATTTGATTGTTTTTGATTCTCTCATGCTGGTTCTCAGATAAGGCTGTTGTATATTTCACGAACTTTTAAGCCGGCGTCTTCCCATTTGATATTGTCCACTTCAATTTTCCCCTCTACCTTCAGATGCTCTGCCATTGCAGGGTAGGTGCAGATAGAGTATATGGCGTCGGCCATTGCGTCAACATCCCAGTAATCGGTCTTGATAACGTTATTCAGTATTTCCGAACAACCCGACTGGTAAGAAATGATGCTAGGAACGTTGCACTGCATGGCTTCGAGCGGTGAAATACCGAACGGCTCCGATACTGAAGGCATCACATATACATCACTTGATTTAAGCATTTCATATACCTGTTTGCCGCGAAGGAATCCAGTGAAATGAAATTTATGGGCAATACCCCGGTCGGCAACCAGGCGAATCATCTGATCCATCATGTCGCCGCTGCCCGCCATCACAAAACGTATATGATCGGTTTTGCGAATGACCTGAGTGGCAGCATCAACGAAAAATTCAGGCCCCTTCTGCATTGTGATTCTCCCTAAGAATGTAACCACTTTTTCCGAGACGCCAGAGATTCTCTTAATTGCCTCTATCTCCGGGCTAAGCGGTTCTACGGCGTTATGCACGGTAGTCACCTTCCAGTGTGGCTGATGGTAATTTTCAATTACCGTACGCCTGGTCAGATTGCTCACGCAAATAATGTGATCGCAGTTATCCATACCATCCTTTTCAATGCCATAGACAATTGGATTGGGTTTGCCACGACTGCGGTCGAATTCGGTTGCATGTACGTGAATTACCAATGGTTTACCGGTAATGCTTTTAGAATGAAGTCCAGCGGGGTAGGTAAGCCAGTCGTGCGCATGAATAACATCGAAATCATATGAACGGGCTATGACACCTGCCACAATAGAGTAATTGTTGGTCTCTTCCAGAATATTGTTGGGATACCTGCCCGAGAACTCAATGCATCCTAAGTCGTTTGTGTTCAAATAGCTGAAATCGGCATAGATGTGATCCCTCATCCTGTAATATTCGGCAGGATCCATAAATTTCTCCAGTTTTGCCTGTGCCGTTTCCCACGATACATCACGCCATACGATGGGAGTATTGTTGGCACCTATTATCTTAATAAAGCTTTGATCTTCATCGCCCCATGGTTTGGGAATAACGAAAATGGTTTCCAGATCCTCCTGCCTGGCCATCCCTTTTGTGAGCCCGTAACTTGCAGTACCAAGTCCCCCCAGTATATGTGGCGGAAATTCCCAGCCAAACATTAATGCTTTCATTTCTCCAATATTTGTTATTTCCTGTTCCGGTTTATCCGTTAATAACTACACACCTTCTTTTTCTTTGTTGCAATAGACACTCATTATTGGTATGAATTCATAATTCGCTGTGCTCTGAGAAGCTCCGCAACACTCATCGCGAAAGAGTATCCACCATGGGCAATGAAAGGAGGGTTGGAATCGTAGAATTCAGATATGGAACCTATACAATCATTTTGCATCTCGTTTTCCATACCCACCATAATCCTGTCTGCAAGAAACAACCCGCTTTGCCGGAAGGTTTTCAAATATGCTTCAATATACGGGCCCAGCAGCCAGGGGAAAGCCATTCCGTTGAAATATGCTAATTTTTTCTCGTTCTCCGAACCTGTGTAATGAGGGCGGAACTTATCGCTTTTGGGTGTCAGTGAGCGTATTCC
Protein-coding sequences here:
- a CDS encoding cell division protein ZapA gives rise to the protein MGDEKLLLTLEIAGRRYPLKIELSEEQAFREAAKKINSKINQYRVAYGGGNSNLTTQDFMAMTAIQALAENFSLGDKNNTKPFEDKIDSLINELDNYLRK
- the rny gene encoding ribonuclease Y: MGIVIGIIGLVIGAAVAWFITGKMANSRAQNILSDAEKDAEVIKKKLLLEAKEEILAMKTEAEKQANARTSKIQITENRLKQREMTINQKQDELNKKFIELDESKMNLVNQQEFLDKKSSELDRLHRQSVEKLETISGLSAEEAKERLVESLKEEAKTDAQSYVNDIMEEAKMTATKEAKRIVIQTIQRVATETSIENAITVFHIDSDEVKGRIIGREGRNIRALEAATGVEIVVDDTPEAIVLSGFDPVRREIARLSLHQLVADGRIHPARIEEVVSKVRKQIEEEIVETGKRTIIDLGIHGLHPELIRMVGKMKYRSSYGQNLLQHSRETANLCAIMASELGLNPKKAKRAGLLHDIGKVPDDEPELPHAVLGMKLAEKFKEKPDICNAIGSHHDEVEMTTLLAPIVQVCDAISGARPGARREIVEAYIKRLNDLENMALSYPGVLKTYAIQAGRELRVIVGADKIDDQDTEKLSADIARKIQTEMTYPGQVKITVIRETRAVSYAK
- a CDS encoding glycoside hydrolase family 57 protein; translation: MKTICFYFQVHQPFRLKRYRFFNIGRDHYYFDDYANEDILQQIAARSFIPANRMLLDLVNQYKGKFKIAFSISGVALEQLEVYAPEVIDGFRELSKTGNVEFLTETYAHSLASLFDPEEFRLQVKNHSERIELLFDQKPTVIRNTELIYSDEIAEMVYKMGYHKMITEGAKHIIGWKSPNYVYHSASQPKLKLLLKNSRFSDDIAYRFSNYSWNEYPLTAEKFISWIASTPAEEKVINLFMNYETLGNLQPSHTGIFEFMKALPRFAFERGIGFATPSEAIDNNKSIGAIDVPNPISWADEERDLSSWTGNKLQRSALESLYKIGERVRLCTDRRLKQDWVYLQTSDHFYYMSTKHHGSGESHFSPYMSPYDAFNNYMNVLSDFIGRVKAQYPDTVDNEELNALLTTIHNQEMEIKRLQMELKKVIGTNEELLVGKSKKAQKIVK
- a CDS encoding glycosyltransferase family 4 protein, with amino-acid sequence MKALMFGWEFPPHILGGLGTASYGLTKGMARQEDLETIFVIPKPWGDEDQSFIKIIGANNTPIVWRDVSWETAQAKLEKFMDPAEYYRMRDHIYADFSYLNTNDLGCIEFSGRYPNNILEETNNYSIVAGVIARSYDFDVIHAHDWLTYPAGLHSKSITGKPLVIHVHATEFDRSRGKPNPIVYGIEKDGMDNCDHIICVSNLTRRTVIENYHQPHWKVTTVHNAVEPLSPEIEAIKRISGVSEKVVTFLGRITMQKGPEFFVDAATQVIRKTDHIRFVMAGSGDMMDQMIRLVADRGIAHKFHFTGFLRGKQVYEMLKSSDVYVMPSVSEPFGISPLEAMQCNVPSIISYQSGCSEILNNVIKTDYWDVDAMADAIYSICTYPAMAEHLKVEGKIEVDNIKWEDAGLKVREIYNSLI